Proteins encoded together in one Vitis vinifera cultivar Pinot Noir 40024 chromosome 4, ASM3070453v1 window:
- the LOC100256465 gene encoding vicilin-like seed storage protein At2g18540, translating into MFKRACVSSLSLFLFLAYFCLHAKGWSGNGDWGAGPLFPKDKRETIVSTEYGEISAAQVSDGTRRGSYHLQFFTLEPNSLFLPVLLHTDMVFYVHTGSGKLNWANEEKEKTTLTALRRGDVYRLKPGTVFYLQSNLESEREKLRIYAIFVNLEDGDLNEVSSIGAYSSISDLVRGFDKKVLQAAFEVSEELIEAITNATKPPAIVHNVPARSENLWGWEARFLKAFIGSQGHSIYDLENKKKAAKTFNIRDADPDFENCNGRALTVTTKDMKVLKGSNIGIFMVNLTKGSMMGPHWNPLATEIAVVLEGQGIVRVVCSSNTTKSSSSNTTKSSSSNSTKFKCENRSFRVREGDVFVVPRFHPMAQMSFNNGSLVFMGFSTASKLNHPQFLAGESSVLRTLDRDVLAAAFNVSNTTMDQFLTPQRESIILDCTSCAEEEARMMEEEIEKKRQEEEARKEEEERKRKEEEAKEEEEEKKREEEEARKREEEEKKREEEEAEARKREEEEAKEEDRRREAAAEREQEEAMREEDERQKREREEEKYEKEKKREEEEGKARKREEEETKREEDRRREAAAEREQEEAMRGEEERQKREGEEVKYEIGGGGEGKRAEY; encoded by the exons atgttcaagaGAGCTTGTGTTTCTTCACTGTCCTTGTTCCTCTTTCTTGCTTATTTCTGTCTGCATGCAAAGGGGTGGAGCGGGAATGGTGATTGGGGTGCGGGGCCTCTGTTTCCCAAAGATAAGAGGGAGACGATTGTGTCGACAGAGTATGGAGAGATCTCAGCAGCGCAAGTGAGTGATGGGACAAGGAGAGGATCCTACCATCTCCAGTTCTTCACTCTGGAGCCTAACTCCCTTTTTCTTCCAGTTCTACTCCATACGGACATGGTATTTTATGTACACACGG GGAGTGGGAAGTTAAATTGGGCCAACGAAGAAAAGGAGAAGACGACACTGACAGCATTAAGACGGGGTGATGTGTATAGGCTGAAGCCAGGGACTGTTTTCTACTTGCAGAGCAACTTAGAATCAGAGAGGGAGAAGCTTAGAATTTATGCCATCTTTGTTAACTTAGAAGATGGCGATTTAAAT GAGGTATCATCAATTGGGGCATATTCTAGCATTAGCGACCTGGTCCGGGGCTTTGATAAGAAAGTTCTCCAAGCTGCTTTTGAG GTCTCTGAGGAACTGATAGAAGCAATAACAAATGCAACCAAGCCACCTGCTATTGTCCATAATGTGCCAGCAAGATCAGAGAATCTGTGGGGGTGGGAAGCTCGATTCCTTAAAGCCTTTATTGGAAGCCAAGGCCACAGCATTTATGATTTGGAGAACAAAAAGAAGGCAGCCAAGACATTCAATATTCGAGATGCGGATCCAGACTTTGAGAATTGTAATGGACGGGCCTTGACGGTGACCACCAAAGACATGAAAGTATTGAAGGGTTCCAACATTGGAATTTTCATGGTGAACCTGACAAAG GGTTCAATGATGGGGCCGCACTGGAATCCATTGGCTACTGAGATAGCAGTAGTCTTAGAAGGGCAAGGGATTGTTCGGGTGGTTTGTTCTAGCAACACTACGAAATCAAGTTCAAGCAACACTACGAAATCAAGTTCCAGCAACTCTACCAAATTCAAGTGTGAAAACAGGAGTTTTAGGGTGAGGGAAGGAGATGTTTTTGTTGTCCCAAGGTTCCATCCCATGGCTCAGATGTCCTTCAATAATGGCTCCTTGGTGTTTATGGGATTCAGCACAGCCTCAAAACTGAATCATCCTCAATTCCTAGCAGGAGAAAGCTCTGTTCTCCGAACTCTTGACAGGGATGTGTTAGCTGCAGCCTTCAATGTTTCCAACACAACCATGGATCAGTTTCTGACTCCTCAGCGTGAGTCTATCATCTTAGATTGCACTAGTTGCGCTGAGGAGGAGGCAAGGATGATGGAAGaggaaattgaaaagaaaaggcaagAGGAGGAAGCTAGgaaggaggaagaagagagaaagaggaaggaGGAGGAAGCcaaggaggaggaagaagaaaaaaagagggaAGAGGAGGAAGCCAGGAAAAGAGAGGAAGAGGAGAAAAAGAGGGAGGAAGAGGAAGCCGAAGCCAGAAAGAGAGAGGAAGAAGAGGCAAAAGAGGAAGATAGGAGAAGGGAAGCAGCAGCAGAAAGGGAGCAAGAGGAGGCAATGAGAGAAGAAGATGAGAGACAAAAGAGGGAGAGGGAAGAGGAGAAGtatgaaaaggagaaaaagagggAGGAAGAGGAAGGCAAAGCCAGAAagagagaggaagaagagaCAAAAAGGGAAGAAGATAGGAGAAGAGAAGCAGCAGCAGAAAGGGAGCAAGAAGAGGCAAtgagaggagaagaagaaagacaaaaaagagAGGGGGAAGAGGTGAAGTATGAAATTGGGGGTGGTGGGGAGGGAAAAAGAGCAGAGTATTGA
- the LOC100251313 gene encoding scarecrow-like protein 15: MKVPVPAQNNHSPNPKPLSCNNTTRNTAFRSPATDTINVCYEPTSVLDLRRSPSPVADKAATFPGITAVSDVSLPLSEEPGFQWEDHGMHNLDDWDPTVWDFVLRDDSAPVFGSVPQLGPCDPQFPHLPLPDLPPSQPIYHTQLLPFDFTLSEISSNQNHNFNLNSFHWNVGSEFVEELIRAAECFGSNNSQLAQAILARLNQRLRAPVGKPLQRAAFYFKEALHSLLTGSNRKSHSSASEIVQTIKAYKAFSMISPIAMFSNFTASQALLEAVDGSLFIHIIDFDIGLGGQYASFMKEIADRSEACKVNPPVLRITAVVPEEYAVESRLIKENLFQFAQELKIEFRIEFVLIPTFEVLSFKAVKFIDGEKTAVNISPAIFRRLGTTNNIAGFFCDLRRISPQVVVFVDGEGWTDSGATSFNRNFINGLEFYTAMLESLDAGGAGAGGDWVRKIEMSLIQPKIFAAVGDVGRRVTAWRELFSGAGLGQVQWSQFAESQAECLLGKSQVRGFHVAKRQAEMLLCWHGKPLVATSAWRWL; this comes from the coding sequence ATGAAAGTCCCAGTTCCAGCCCAAAACAACCATTCTCCAAACCCTAAACCGCTTTCTTGTAACAATACCACCCGGAATACCGCTTTTCGGAGCCCTGCTACTGATACTATCAACGTGTGCTACGAGCCTACCTCTGTTCTCGACCTTCGCCGCAGCCCTAGCCCTGTGGCGGATAAGGCGGCCACGTTTCCAGGAATTACTGCCGTCTCCGACGTGTCGTTGCCACTGTCGGAGGAGCCTGGTTTTCAGTGGGAAGACCATGGGATGCATAATTTGGATGATTGGGATCCTACCGTGTGGGATTTCGTATTGCGTGATGACTCTGCCCCTGTCTTCGGGAGTGTTCCTCAGTTGGGTCCCTGCGACCCTCAATTCCCACACCTCCCTCTCCCTGACCTCCCACCTTCCCAACCCATCTATCATACTCAGCTTCTTCCTTTCGATTTTACTCTCTCTGAAATTTCTTCCAATCAAAACCACAACTTCAATCTCAACTCTTTCCACTGGAACGTTGGCTCCGAGTTTGTGGAGGAGCTTATTCGAGCAGCCGAGTGCTTTGGATCCAACAACTCACAGCTCGCTCAGGCGATATTGGCGCGGCTCAATCAACGGTTGCGAGCTCCGGTGGGAAAACCACTCCAGAGAGCTGCCTTCTACTTCAAAGAAGCTCTCCACTCTCTCCTAACGGGCTCCAACCGGAAGTCTCATTCGTCGGCATCGGAGATTGTTCAGACAATAAAAGCGTACAAGGCCTTCTCCATGATCTCTCCTATCGCTATGTTCTCCAACTTCACCGCCAGCCAAGCACTCCTCGAAGCTGTCGATGGATCACTCTTCATTCATATCATAGATTTCGACATCGGACTCGGAGGTCAGTATGCCTCTTTCATGAAAGAGATTGCGGACAGGTCAGAGGCTTGCAAAGTCAATCCTCCTGTTCTTCGAATCACCGCTGTCGTGCCCGAAGAGTACGCAGTTGAGAGCAGATTGATCAAAGAGAATTTGTTTCAGTTCGCTCAAGAGCTCAAAATAGAATTCCGTATTGAGTTCGTGTTGATTCCTACTTTCGAGGTTCTATCATTCAAAGCGGTCAAGTTCATCGACGGAGAAAAGACTGCTGTTAACATATCGCCGGCGATATTCCGACGTCTCGGTACCACCAATAATATCGCCGGATTTTTCTGCGATCTCCGGCGGATTTCCCCACAAGTTGTCGTGTTTGTAGACGGCGAAGGGTGGACCGATAGCGGAGCGACGTCGTTTAACCGGAATTTCATCAACGGCCTTGAATTCTACACAGCGATGCTGGAATCATTGGACGCTGGTGGCGCTGGCGCCGGCGGTGATTGGGTTCGTAAGATTGAGATGTCCCTGATTCAGCCGAAGATATTTGCGGCTGTGGGAGATGTGGGACGGCGGGTGACGGCGTGGAGGGAGCTGTTTTCCGGCGCGGGGTTGGGGCAGGTGCAGTGGAGCCAGTTCGCGGAGTCTCAAGCAGAGTGCCTACTAGGGAAGTCACAGGTAAGGGGCTTCCACGTGGCAAAGCGGCAGGCTGAGATGTTGCTTTGCTGGCACGGGAAACCATTGGTGGCCACGTCAGCATGGAGGTGGTTGTGA